GGCCTTGGCAACATCGTCCGGATAGTTGCGGTAGCCGACAAGATTCTGACCACGCAGCAACATGGAGAATGGTGTTTTCTTGATGTAGCGTTTCAGAGTTTTGGGTCTTTCCCAGGGATCCTCGTTGAGAAAGCGGTGCATCGTATCGAACGTGGCGCCTCCCCAAACCTCCATGGCCCAGAAACCGACCTCGTCCATTTGTTCGGCGATCGGGAGCATGTCCTCCGTGCGCATGCGGGTCGCAAAGATAGACTGATGGCCGTCCCGGAAAGTGTTGTCCTGGATCTGGACGGGATGGACGGGGCCGTTTCTCATAATGTCTGTCATTTCTCATTTCCTCCATTATCCTTGATTTTCTTTACCTCTAAAGATTCTCCTGATTTCTCTTCCGGCTCATTCACGGCCTTTTTAAACCCCAGGATCGCTTTGCCGATGGCGTTGCCGACCTCCGGTAGTTTGCCAGGCCCGAAGATAATCAGGGCAATCACCAAAATTACAATCATTTCCGGCATGCCAATTCCAAACATATCTTTTTACCTCCTCATTGACGTGAACGTGTTTTATTGGAGCACCCTACGGCAAACCCATGGATACATGTCGTTTCAGGTCAAGGAGCAATGTTTCTTTATGTCTTGACATGTGAGCTATATCAACATATGTGCCAACCAAACCCACGAGAGGCAAAAATATATAACGTTATGATTATATTTGTATTTAACTGAATGATGAAATGGAGTTTAGCGGAGCGATGGTGGATCTTCCCACCATATTTGGTTGTTTCTGAATTATTTGTCGGGCAGGTCATTGTGGGTTCTGGAGGATGTGTGGCTTGAGGAATGGTTCTAAGGGCGTCCTGGTCTCTTGATGCCGAGCTTCTTCATGCGAGCCCTCAGGGTGTTCGGATGCAAATCAAGAATCAGCGCAGTCCCCTGAGATCCTTCGATTCTCCAGCCGGTTTGTTGAAGTGCCTTGAGGATGTGTTCCCGCTCAGCCTCTGCCAAGGCCTTCGTTACTCTTGATCCGGCAGAGGGAGACTCATCCTCCCGGACAGAATTTATAGGCATGGCATCAATCTTTTCTGCAAGTTTGAGTTCGGAGCCTTCGCTTACTATGATGGCCCGTTCGATAACACTAATCAGTTCTCGCACATTTCCTGGCCAGGCGTAGCTTTTAAAAGATTCCATGACCTTAGTGGAAACCCTTTTAATATCTTTGTTGTGGCTCTTGTTGAATTTTTTCACGTAGGCTTTCACGAAGAGTGGTATATCCCCTTTCCTCTCCCTCAAGGGGGGAATGGTGATGGGGAAAATATTGAGTCGGAAATAAAGGTCCCGTCGAAACCGGCCTTTTTTTATCTCTTCCTGGAGGTCTCGGTTGGTAGACGCAATGATCCGGACATCCACCTTTATAGGATGCGGGTTACCGAGGCGCTCGAATTCCCCCTCTTCAATGACCTTTAGGAGCTTTGCCTGCAATTCTATAGGGATCTCGCCGATCTCGTCCAGGAAGATGGTGCCCCTGTCGGCAAGCTCGAAACGGCCGATCTGCCGTGCTGTGGAGCTAGTGAAAGCGCCCTTTTCACTGCCAAAGAGCTCGTTCTCGATGAGATTGGCAGGCAGGCTGGCACAGTTTACATTCACAAAGGGCCTATCTTTGCGGTCACTTTCCCGATGGAGTAAGCGCGCGAAGATACCCTTTCCGGTTCCTGTCTCACCGGTGAGGAGCACCGTAGTCTTCATACGGGAAACTTGCCGAGCCTTGCGTATTGTGGATTCTATAGCATCGCTTGTGCCAATGATTTCGCGATACCCCTCTTTTAATTCCATTTCGTCGCGGAGATAGATATTCTCGGCCTCCAACTGGTCCTTCAGTCTCTTAATCTCATCAAAGGCTCTCGCCAGAGTTTCTGCTGTCTGTTTGATTTCGGTCAGGGCCGACTCCAATTTGACGTTCGTTGCCTTTAAGTCGGCCTCTAAACGACGTTCCTCCGTG
Above is a genomic segment from Deltaproteobacteria bacterium containing:
- a CDS encoding pyruvate carboxylase, encoding MTDIMRNGPVHPVQIQDNTFRDGHQSIFATRMRTEDMLPIAEQMDEVGFWAMEVWGGATFDTMHRFLNEDPWERPKTLKRYIKKTPFSMLLRGQNLVGYRNYPDDVAKA
- the tatA gene encoding twin-arginine translocase TatA/TatE family subunit, with product MFGIGMPEMIVILVIALIIFGPGKLPEVGNAIGKAILGFKKAVNEPEEKSGESLEVKKIKDNGGNEK
- a CDS encoding sigma 54-interacting transcriptional regulator → MLEKPTYEELEQRIGVLEKQSIKYPRTQSKLSETLQRLNFHIKNAPLAVVEFNNYFQVTYWSNQAEKIFGWTAEEVMGKRIDQLRWVYDDDLHHVAELSAEMLAARRTSNVHINRNYRKDGSVITCEWYNSVLLNLEGKLISIQSLARDITEERRLEADLKATNVKLESALTEIKQTAETLARAFDEIKRLKDQLEAENIYLRDEMELKEGYREIIGTSDAIESTIRKARQVSRMKTTVLLTGETGTGKGIFARLLHRESDRKDRPFVNVNCASLPANLIENELFGSEKGAFTSSTARQIGRFELADRGTIFLDEIGEIPIELQAKLLKVIEEGEFERLGNPHPIKVDVRIIASTNRDLQEEIKKGRFRRDLYFRLNIFPITIPPLRERKGDIPLFVKAYVKKFNKSHNKDIKRVSTKVMESFKSYAWPGNVRELISVIERAIIVSEGSELKLAEKIDAMPINSVREDESPSAGSRVTKALAEAEREHILKALQQTGWRIEGSQGTALILDLHPNTLRARMKKLGIKRPGRP